CGAAATGAAGCACAAAAGGGATGTTTGTTCTGGTCCTCTTTGAATTGAGCAAAGCCGGAGCTTTTAGAAAAATAGAATTACATGacaaaatttttttttgactcatCACTGATATTTTTATTTCTCATGTTCCAGTGAAGATTAGTCTTAAATGTTATGAATGCAGTATACCTGTTGTACAGATTAGTTTTAATTGGTATTTAGTGTTTCCCACAAGAGATCTAATTTTGAAAATGAGCTTGACTCCTGTTTTTGAATGTGTCTACCTACAGCAGGTGTCAACACGTTCACTCAGTTCAGCTGTGAAGCTTACAACTCTAAAGGGGTCACCACATCCAGAGAGGCAAACATCAACATTAAAGGTATGCAACCAGTCATGATTAAAACTCTTTCACATCAAGAACAATTTCTTTGTCATTCCAGCGGTGTGAATTTGTCCATGCCAAATATTGAATTCATAAACCTTGCCAATTGCCTTCTATCTGCCCgcagttggttgggataggctccagcacccacccgGCCCTTGTTGGGATAGGCAGgactaaaaatgaatgaataaatagatgtgtgtatatatatagtaatatgGGTGTATTTGTTTTGTAGCGCTTCCCAGTTCTGTGTCTAACGTGACCATTATAGCGAGAGAGTCCAGTAAACTAACACTAAGCTGGATGCCCGGACATGATGGCTTCTCTCCATTGTCCAAATGCCACATCAGGGTTAGTGTCATCTCTGCTCGTGCATGTTTTAATGCCCCTCGGATAGATCATTACATGTTCTCTGCCTCCAAGGTAAAAGAGGTGAGTCGCAGGATAGGGGAAGTCACAATTACAAGATTCATCAACGTCACAGTGCCGCCGTTCCAGTGTGAAGTCTCCGGGATGCAAGCCATGACTTCTTACAACATGAGCGTTTCCTGTAGCAATGAGGTGGGGACATCTCCGGTCTCCCCTTGGATCCAAAGCAACACAACAGAGGGAGGTGTGTAACAACAAGGATTTATTCTCATATTATTATTCCTAATAGATGTACCATTCATCAAAAGCCCTCCATAAGTGTATGTGTGGACAGAAATGTGATCTCCCACCGACAAATTCCACCACTTTTCCTAAAGTACTATGTAGGAAATAGGGGTTGTTCCTGATGGGTGGAGTTTCCCCTTCAAGGCCCACTCTGGGGGTTATTTTGGCTAGGCGAGGACCGCATACCAAACTGTTATCAAATTTTAAACAGGACATTCTTTAAATAATTGCTTTTCCCATAGAAGGGAAAGTATAATACAACTATATAATAGTGTTATCTTTCTGGTTTCCATTATTCCCAGTGCCATCAGTTTATCCTCGAAACGTCACCATGCTACTGAATGAAACGTGGCTGGTGATCAGGTGGAAGCCTCCACCAGATGATAAGATCAACGGTATCCTGCAAGGCTATGACATTATTGTCCGACATGGGATGCAAGTCAACAAGGTGAGCAATTGATTTAGATTTAATGTGCAGTTATATTACTATACGATTTGATATATAATATTTGACCATTGGACTAATAACTAATGCCTTGCTAAAAGGTATAGTATACATAATATGTCGCTATTATATAACTCATTTTTTCCAAAGCAAATGCCTAAAATAACAATTTCAGGTGGACAGCATTTCTAAACAATTATCAAATCAGATAGGCTAATTTGATAATTGGTCAATCAATTACTAGTCGTGCTATCCATATTTTTCACTATACATAAAGTACAGATTTATGTATATGTTGCATTTGtcacatacacatttttatggtGTGTCCACTACTCCAATGAGGCAGAATTGTGAGTTTCCACTAAATATCCCGTCTTACGTATGTGTATAAGTTAGTTTCCTTCCTTGAAAAAGGACAATGAATGACTAATGTGATGACGACGTATCTAAGACAGAGTTCAGATAATTTATCTTTGGATGAATGAGAAAACAAATTATGCAAACAATGTAATACACAAAAACATAGTATCGAGGACAGCTCCCCTAAGTAATAATAGCAATATTATTTATGTAATGAGAGCATATTTTTGATGACAGGTTTGTAGTAATGCTTTCTAAGACAATGATATATTTCCTTATCTTCCTTTCTGTAATGAAGTTAAGGATAcacatgtggaaaaaaaagtcaatgtttttcttcatttggcaTGTAGCTGTGAATCACGGAAAAGTGAATATGAATACAGCAGGATGTGTATTGTAGGCTTAAATCTCCTTTGTGTTCTTCATTGTTGCTGACGTCACAGTAGTGGATGCAGACAAAAGCTTTCCATTATTCAGCACTGACTGGAAATGTGTGCATGTAAATGTATACCACACTTAGTGTAGTAAGCAATAAGTGAGCTTGGTGCCTCAGACATGCCCGTTCGTCTGAATCATGGGTTCTGCATGGCCTGTCGGATAGTCAGCATATTGGGAGAACAGAGGAACTGCAGATGCTAACATGCACTCTTGTGAAATACAGGACTTTGTCTGTCACATGGTGTCCTCAACTGCAACTGctcattattttccttttccaTGGCATTTTATTTGTGGTAGCCAGCACACGTTTTGGAGAATTTCCTGGATAGAGAGAATTTTCTTCCAGTAAATGAGCCTGTTATGGTTgcagtttttgtttgttatcaAACGATACGACGTGTGGGCAGAAAAGGGAGAAGgtgcaacaaaaaacaaaggagATAACAGCGACACATACTTTTGTGATTCACGCTGACTTGgttatgtcaaaaaaaatgcagatttttcacttttaaatagTACTTATCTTATTGAACCTGTGACCTTCTCATGTGGAATGattaacctattttttttaaaaacggatTGTGACTCTGCTGTTATTGTTCAGATCCACAGTTACACCAACACAGCCTTCATAGCAGTGCACGATTTCAACACCACGTACAGTGTGGAGGTGGCTGCATGTACACGTGCTGGAAGCGGCATGGTCAGCCCACGAGTCTGGTTGTTTGTGCCAGAAGACAGTAAGCTAATCTCGTGATTTTATTTCCCTTTTACTCGATAATATTTTGCTGCACAGTTGTAACAGTATCCCAGAAGTTATAAAATGTATCTCCCTCAGAATCTGGTCCATCACCATCCTCAAGCCCCGGCACCAAAATTCCAGATTCTGTCAGTGTTGTTCTGGGTGTGGTGTGTGGATTCTCTCTTTTGATGCTTGTCCTCTGGGTGGCTATCTGTGTACGCAACAGGACATCTGACTCTTGGCTTGGGTATGCTAAATTTTCTCTGATCAGTGTTGATTTAatcaagcccccccccccccccctttttttaagtTCCACTATCTTATCTCTGAAATGGCATGGCTGCACCTTTACCTCTTGTACTGCTACGCTGTTCAGTAGCCAATATGTCTAGATGAGTCATCTATTTATAACTATGTCAGCCTTGAAAAAGATATGACGCTTTGTACTCCTAAATTGTCCTTGCTTCCTCACTCTTTGGACTTAAAGTGAGTATAACTGCAGCTGCCGTTTGTAAAAGTTGACAAGTAGTCTGCATTCTTGCTGACTCAGTCTTACCTATCAGGATGCGGATATTGTTATTACACACATTCAGGAAATTAGCAGCATATCCAAGGACATATCTTTGAGAGATTGTAGGAATATTTCATTGTCTAGATCTACAAAAACATTGCCATAATGTGAGTGTGGAGAATGTATTGGTCTTCATTGTGTTTTCATTGTTAACGTTTCCCCCTGCAGACGGTTGTTGGGAAGTGGACAAAAGCAACTGCCAATTGTCCAATACAAACCGCAGAGGTCCTACAATCGATCAGCTGTTGGAATAACCTGTATGTTCCTAAATACTACATTATAACtgcaaaatccacatttttcaGTCACAGTCATGAAATATAtgcattttaattggattaCTTTTCATATTTGGATGTTGTAATGACTCAtctatacattatttttgtgcGCAGTGGTAAATCTCGGTGTCAGTGATGAACTTCATGCCAAACTGCAGGATGTGATGGTCGTGAGGAACTTGCTGTCTATAGGAAAGGTTCTCGGCGAAGGTAGATGAGGATAAAATAAGCACgaaagaaaattacatttacTTTCAAGCCTATTTAATAGCTTCTCTCCTCTACTAGGTGAATTTGGCTCTGTGTTCGAGGGGCATTTAAAACAACCAGATGGGATGTCACAAAAGGTTGCTGTGAAGACAATGAAATGCAAGTTTTATTCCTTCTATTTTACAgatatcattttatgatttgaaTTATACAGTCATTATTAAATCTTTTGGGAAACAGTGGACAGCTTTTCTCAGAGAGAAATAGAAGAGTTTCTTTATGAAGCAGCCTGCATGAAAGACTTCCATCATCCTAATGTCATCAAGCTGCTTGGTTAGAACACACACATTATATTTCTTTCTTGGTTTGGAATGAAAATAACCGTTATTTACCATTACCATCCTGAAAATTGTGTAAAATTCTAAAGGTGTGTGCTTGGAAACCGTTGCTGGACACTTCCCTAAGCCTATGGTCATCCTGCCCTTTATGAAATATGGAGATCTACACACCTTCCTCCTGCGCTCACGCCTGGGAGAAAATCCAGTAGTAAGGAAACTAATTAGCAGTGgtataatacagtaatccctcgaatatcgcggcttgtagatcaaataaacattttctcaTTAAATGTACAACTATTCCTCAGTTCTTACCAACACAGACGCTCCTGAAGTTCATGGTGGACATTGCATCTGGTATGGAGTATCTCAGCGGTCGCAACTTTCTGCATCGCGACCTGGCCGCTCGCAATTGCATGTGAGTTATTGCTAAAGATGCTACATTTGTAGTACAAGTTTAAAGTATAAGTAACAGTTGTCATCTTacttattattttatcattaacCTTCCAGGCTGCGAGATGACATGACAGTCTGTG
The nucleotide sequence above comes from Stigmatopora nigra isolate UIUO_SnigA chromosome 12, RoL_Snig_1.1, whole genome shotgun sequence. Encoded proteins:
- the mertka gene encoding tyrosine-protein kinase Mer; translation: MAKTSSGTLGLIFCSATMALAVWNSISAQESSKNLQRPVRTSDPLIVQSHASREYLSPDELKRLHFKTTADAIQLSEGHETKFSCSIDIPDTQLEPSILWMKNGQDLATNMHVLINELQTIMDRATRLLSTVSITEVQKTDAGEYRCRLIIGNMMVDSQPIAIRVEGLPTFIVQPEDQNVTKDTPFALSCEAVGPPDPINIRWLRDGIPVGGYNNSLSIFNVEAGVNTFTQFSCEAYNSKGVTTSREANINIKALPSSVSNVTIIARESSKLTLSWMPGHDGFSPLSKCHIRVKEVSRRIGEVTITRFINVTVPPFQCEVSGMQAMTSYNMSVSCSNEVGTSPVSPWIQSNTTEGVPSVYPRNVTMLLNETWLVIRWKPPPDDKINGILQGYDIIVRHGMQVNKIHSYTNTAFIAVHDFNTTYSVEVAACTRAGSGMVSPRVWLFVPEDKSGPSPSSSPGTKIPDSVSVVLGVVCGFSLLMLVLWVAICVRNRTSDSWLGRLLGSGQKQLPIVQYKPQRSYNRSAVGITLVNLGVSDELHAKLQDVMVVRNLLSIGKVLGEGEFGSVFEGHLKQPDGMSQKVAVKTMKLDSFSQREIEEFLYEAACMKDFHHPNVIKLLGVCLETVAGHFPKPMVILPFMKYGDLHTFLLRSRLGENPVFLPTQTLLKFMVDIASGMEYLSGRNFLHRDLAARNCMLRDDMTVCVADFGLSKKIYSGDYYRQGRIAKMPVKWIAVESLADRVFTVKSDVWAFGVTMWEIATRGMTPYPGIQNHEIYDYLLEGHRLKQPTDCLDDLYEIMYSCWRVDPLDRPLFSQLREMLEKIAKRFPESFSKEDIIYINTSFQDDIPDGEESENPVLSSSPSCSRQEAENSIITADIHGNMEQEDEDGRYVVVIGPDTSPRSDTLDTPLLWSGSSNGNMGTDGRRTDHNSSDISHPL